The Streptomyces sp. TLI_105 DNA segment GCCCGGATCCGCAAGGTGGTGCGCCGGGCGCGCGGCGCGGAGTGGCGCCGCGCGAACACGCTGCCGGGGATCACGGTCACCGGCGCGGAGGCGGAGGTGCGGGTCTTCCCGCCGGTCCCGCTCGACGGCTGGCCCAAGGAGCTCGCGAAGCTCCAGGTCTCGGGCACCGACCTCGACGACCCGGCCGCGCCCGGCCCCGTACCGGAGGGTGCGGCGGTGCTCTGGCTCAACCCGGAGCTCGACATGTCGGCCGGCAAGGCGATGGCCCAGGCAGGACACGGGGCGCAGCTGCTGTGGTGGGCGATGCCGGACGCCGACCGGAAGGCCTGGCGCGAGGCGGGCTTCCCGCTCGCGGTGCGGACCGCGACGGCCGAGGACTGGTCGGAGCTGACGGCGAGCGGCCTCCCGGTGGTGCGGGACGC contains these protein-coding regions:
- a CDS encoding peptidyl-tRNA hydrolase: MSSNETDLRDEKPQFVLPLVVRIERDAPPSRTDALETAARAVLEILTDDRSLGEGEWAQAITDWQDARIRKVVRRARGAEWRRANTLPGITVTGAEAEVRVFPPVPLDGWPKELAKLQVSGTDLDDPAAPGPVPEGAAVLWLNPELDMSAGKAMAQAGHGAQLLWWAMPDADRKAWREAGFPLAVRTATAEDWSELTASGLPVVRDAGFTEIAPGSCTVVSEGGTRFAPQLRLPRP